Part of the Haliotis asinina isolate JCU_RB_2024 chromosome 8, JCU_Hal_asi_v2, whole genome shotgun sequence genome is shown below.
GAATGACAATGAATAGATGAGTGATCACATGTATCCCTAACCAGGCAAAGTTAGAAGATTCCTATAAAAACTGGTGCCATATCTTCCCCCTCAATGTACTGCATAAAATCATAAGTACTTATATCACTCCCAGAAGACAGCTGATTATCTAACGAAAACCAAACGGGTTTCATCTCAGGAAATACGTAACAGAAAATATCCGGCTCATCTACAAAATCATGTTCGAGACTAAAATACAATTCCAAAAAGTTCAATTAATCctgattgattttgaaaaagcctTTGTGTGGATGGGAGATGATAACACACATGATTGGTCTGTGGGCATGAAATTTGTACAATTCCACAAAAAGTCCAATCAgggatccagtgatcaccaaacGCCTCCATATTTGAATGTGAAGCAACAGTTGGCTTAACATCATCATCTTTGCCGACTGAGGTTGTTAAACGGATGCAAACTGAGGACAATCTGGCTTTTGCATTACCCAGTCAGCAAGACTCAACAAGCACAAGCCAGGATCCGACACCATCCATCAGCCAGGATCCAACACCAACCACTAACCAGGATCCAACACCAACCACCAGCCAGGATCCAACACCGACCACTAACCAGGATCCAGCACCAACCACCAGCCAGGATCCAACACCGACCACTTACCAGGATCCAACACCAACCACTAGCCAGGATCCAACACGGACCACCATGAGTCCTGCTCCAGTTGTTGTCACCACAGATATACTCAACAGccattcacaaaacatcctaAGTGAGAGAAAAGGCGCCAGCTCTGCCCAGATGGCACAAGGTCAGTATATGATCAAGAGGAGTCGTGTTGAACTAGCCAGTGGCCAGGTGGGAAACAGCGTAGCTGTACCTATACCTCTAGTGGATAGGGGACGTGGTGATCCACATAATATATTGGGAATAATCATGgaccgtggtgaaaatgacatgTACACTATTTGTGTTAAAGCAGGGATTCTGAAAGTAAAGTTTTCATACCATCAGTTTGATTTGTGTCCCTAGCATTTACTTAAGGACTCTGATGTAGACAGTACAAAGACTGTAAGACTACATCAGGCTGTGCACATATAGAGTACTGCAGTAGTGGACAGGGATAAGTCCCATGCAACTGTGCAGGTTCTAAGAGATGTGGGACAAATAGATGCAAGTGTTTCAAAAACAAACTCAAATGTTCCAACCACAACTGCCAACTGTTCAAAAGCAAATGACTTGTGAGATCAACTAAGGAGATTCTGACAAGTGATTTGACCATTCAAGTGAATGATTTCTGTGATATGTCATCTGAATTTGTGATAAAGATTCAACTCTATGTTATGCATGATTTGGCTTTTGATTTCAATAAGGACTTTGTGCATCCTGCAGCCATTTGCTGGTCCAGAGGACAGATAGTCACATTCAGTTCCTGACTGATAGTGCATACAACCTGCGATACAATACATCACCATACTAAAGTTCTAGTCATGATGATATATTGCCAAAGTATTGTGCACAGAAGCTACGATACAACACAAAAATAAGTAAGCATATATTTCAATCATCAAACAAAATGAAGTCAAGTTAAGTTAAAGTTAAACATTGATGTATCGTGGCCCATTTGAAGTACTGTATCAGGATACATGACAGTGTAAAAGTTTGTATGGAGTCACTGTATGGATCAATGCAATGATGCTTACCAAAATCCAAAATATTACATGTTACACCCCAGTTTGTTCTATAGCTTTATATCAAACAAAGAACAAGATGTCACTGTAATCTTGTAATACTTAGGAAAGCATGGCCCTGGAGCTGCATACCTTAGGTGTTCCAGGATCTGGTGATAAAATCTTTTTCTTTACCTTTTAGCAAAGTTTGGATTGAGGAAGTGACCATGTGTTGGTTTGTGGGGGGTAGCAAAAATTATATGATAATTAAATGTTCTCATGCTCAAAAGTTTAAAATGTGTCACATATTGGCATTGTGTGAGAAAATATGTAGCATTTGTGAGATTGAGTTGggtttttacactgcttttggcaatattgcagcaatatcatgcctGGAGAATACCAGAGATAGAGCAAACATATTCTACACCTGTGGGGAGTTGAACCCAGACCTTTGGTGTgaaaagcaaatgctttaaagactaggctaccccactgctgtCAGGATTCGTGAAGAATGACTGGAGAAtccatttcagtgagtgagtattccaTCTATGCAGAATGACTAATAACAGTGTCATTGCCCGTGGAATGTTACACTTGTCCTCACTCACCCTTCAAGCTGTGTTATTGCCAGGAATGAGGTCACGCTCGTTGTGCCCGCCTTCCACGTGCAGCATACTTGAAACAAGTAAGTTGACTGGAATGTGTTAATTCGACAACCACTTTACACTCGGGTTTATAACATGCTTACCTTGCTTCCCACATCGGCGTAAATGATTCTGACTGTGCCGACTTCTTGATTTAGCGTGTGTTCTGAGCTCCACCACCTGATTGTAAGCCTGTTCATGGCCAACTTCCAGACAAACATGGTCACACAGTTTCCGCGTCCAAGGCATGCTTGTCATCAACCTTACGACTGCAGACAGAACTTTCCACATTAAAGAACCATAAAACACCTTTCGAAAAGGTATTCCATGCAACTGTTTCTGAGTGAATACCTCACCTCACCTTGCGTATCATTGGTGATACATTGTCGACTTGACTCgaatttttaactcactcattcactacaaTATAGGAATCACTGTGCCAGAATTGCACGTTGAAATTGGCTTTTCCTCAGGTAAATTTGACAATGGAATAAAATCCATTCTAATCTCATCCAGTTTTACTCCCAACATCGAAGGGTGCGATCTTTTACGCATAAATAAGAGAAGATAACATAAGATATTTATTGTGCAAAGGTTCCATGcagaaacagtgacaatattcCACAAGCTACATACAAAAGATGTATGATGAATgagtaacaaaatatataataagaCAAATGTGTATACTATGTACCTTGGACAAACTAGAGATCTtctatatttgtttacacttctAATTTGGTAGCATGTTATTCCGATACAATTTAGTTCATTGTTTATGAAAAGGAGGTTATTTTTTCTGTGATACTAAGGCTTTGAAAAGTCATTGATTTGAGAGTTAAGGGAGTTTTAAAAACGATTTAAGTCCGCTGTGATTGGCTGCTTGTTCTGTTAAATCAACTTTGAATTTCACAACTTCCTGTATTGGATGTATTGGACACGCGTGTGAATGTTCAGTGATTAAAAGGCAGGAAGGACTACAAAAACTTGTGTCCGCTAGTTCTTAAATAATCAAAGGAGGGTCAGATGACCATTACATCCGTCAAGAGTGTTCGGTTTTTTGTCTCCTGACCGGGGACCTTGGCGATGCGTCTGTTCGGAAAACGCGCGGTCGTCTGTGGTTTGATCCACGATCTAGCGATaccataaaatgttttaactGGTGTTACTTCGTCTGTCCCCAGAACCTCGCGAGTGAGTTTGGAAAGGAACCATTCCATTATATTTTTTGGCATGGACTGGATAATGACAATGGTCTGTGACTCAATAATGCAATCTGTGTTGATCAAAATCATCCCGATTGATCAAAACTCCAAATCGGTTCAtgatcaaacattcatttcaacgcagaatgtaatgaaaacatcagaCAAACTCTtgaaaaacgtttcacaacTTTTGTCTCCAAATGTTTGGTTTTACCTTGTGGTGATTTTGATTGTTGAGAGTTTCTTGTCAGTATCTCAATGGCATTAATTCACTTGTTGGTATAAATACACAATGCAATTTTCGGCAGATACCAGTTCTTTACTGAAAAACTGTAACCCTAAACATAACATAATGAATTTGACGACTTTCTAATTGGAATGGTGTATCAAAGACCTGTgccatgccaatttacacttctCAGCCGGTTACACAGACAGTGGTCGCACATGCTACCAGTGTCCGACTTACATTTTTGTGGGAATCGAGTGACTAAGTGTGTCAGGCAACTGACGTTGTGTGGGAATCGAGTGGCTAAGCGTGTTAGGCAGCTGACGTTGTGTGGGAATCGAGTGGCTAAGTGTGTTAGGCAGCTGACGTTGTGTGGGAATCGAGTGGCTAAGTGTGTTAGGCAGCTGACGTTGTGTGGGAATCGAGTGGTTAAGTGTGTTAGGCAGCTGAGGTTGTGTGGGAATCGAGTGGCTAAGTGTGTTAGGCAGCTGACGTTGTGTGGGAATCGAGTGGCTAAGTGTGTTAGGCAGCTGACGTTGTGTGGGAATCGAGTGGCTAAGTGTGTTAGGCAGCTGACGTTGTGTGGGAATCGAGTGGCTAAGTGTGCTAGGCAGCTGACGTTGTGTGGGAATCGAGTGGCTAAGTGTGTTAGGCAGCAGACGTTGTGTGGGAATCGAGTGGCTAAGTGTGTTAGGCAGCTGACGTTGTGTGGGAATCGAGGGGCTAAGTGTGTTAGGCAGCTGACGTTGTGTGGGAATCGAGTCTCTATGTGTGTTGGGCAGCTGACGTTGTGTGGGAATCGAGTGGCTAAGTGTGTTGGGCAGCTGACGTTGTGTGGGAATCGAGTGGCTAAGTGTGTTAGGCAGCTGACGTTGTGTGGGAATCGAGTGGCTAAGTGTGTTAGGCAGCTGACGTTGTGTGGGAATCGAGTGGCTAAGTGTGTTAGGCAGCTGACGTTGTGTGGGAATCGAGTGGCTAAGTGTGTTGGGCAGCTGACGTTGTGTGGGAATCGAGTGGCTAAGTGTGTTGGGCAGCTGACGTTGTGTGGGAATCGAGTGGCTAAGTGTGTTAGGCAGCTGACGTTGTGTGGGAATCGAGTGGCTAAGTGTGTTAGGCAGCTGACGTTGTGTGGGAATCGAATGGCTAAGTGTGTTAGGCAGCAGACGTTGTGTGGGAATCGAGTGGCTAAGTGTGTTAGGCAGCTGACGTTGTGTGGGAATCGAGTGGCTAAGTGTGTTAGGCAGCTGACGTTGTGTGGGAATCGAGTGGCTAAGTGTGTTAGGCAGCAGACGTTGTGTGGGAATTGAGTGGTTAAGTGTGTTAGACAGGTGACGTTGTGTAGGAATCGAGTGGCTAAGTGTTTTAGACAGCTGACGTTGTGAGCTTAGTGCGACTGGGTGGCTTAAGTTATACCCAATATTCCACCtttgtggtggtggtctgtaaataatcaagtatggaccatacaatccagtgatcaatagcacgaGGGAACTGATGATATGAGCCTGATCAaccgatcctgttaatcgctTTCTACAACAGGAGTGAGGGTTCGAATCCATATGGGTCTCAACCCAAATCTATACTTAACTGAGCAAGTGTAATCCAAAATTTAAGGTGTGACTGGGTAGAGGTTGAAATGATGTCATGTGGTGGTATGGTGACCAGAAACCGGTTGCTAGAACTTCGTATTAACTGGTCAAGTTACTTAATCTCACTCATCCTCTCCTTTTAACTAATAATGGATATTACTCTGATGGTTACATCTACACACATATTTGCTACTTCTGTGAGTGTAGGGTCGGGTAGCCTGGTTACATCGACACATATGTTTGCTACTTCTGTGAGTGGAGGGTTGGGTAGCctggatacatctacacatatgtTTGCTACTTCTGTGAGTGTAGGGTCGGGTAGCCCGGTTACATCTACACATATGTTTGCTACTTCTGTGAGTGGAGGGTCGGGTAGCCTGGTTACATCTACACATATGTTTGCTACTTCTGTGAGTGTAGGGTCGGGTAGCCTGGTTACATCTACACACATATTTGCTTCTTCTGTGAGTGGAGGGCCAGGTAGCCTGGTTGCATCTACACATATGTTTGCTTCTTCTGTGAGTGGAGGGTCGGGTAGCCTGGTTACATCTACACATATGTTTGCTACTTCTGTGAGTGGAGGGTCGGGTAGCCTGGTTACATCTACACACGTTTGCTACTTCTGTGAGTGTAGGGTCAGGTAGCCTGGTTACATCTACACATATGTTTGCTACTTCTGTGAGTGTAGGGTCGGGTAGCCTGGTTACATCTACACACATATTTGCTTCTTCTGTGAGTGGAGGGTCAGGTAGCCTGGTTACATCTACACATATGTTTGCTTCTTCTGTGAGTGGAGGGTCGGGTAGCCTGGTTACATCTACACATATGTTTGCTACTTCTGTGAGTGGAGGGTCGGGTAGCCTGGTTACATCTACACACGTTTGCTACTTCTGTGAGTGGAGGGTCGGGTAGCCTGGTTACATCTACACATATGTTTGCTACTTCTGTGAGTGGTGGGTCGGGTAGCCTGGTTACATCTACACATATGTTTGCTACTTCTGCGAGTGGAGGGTCGGGTAACCTGCTTACATCTACACATGTTTGCTACTTCTGTGAGTGGAGGGtcgggtagcctggtggttaaagcgttcactcgtcacaatgaagacctgggtttgtttctccacatgggtacaatgtatgaagcaaaTACATAGCTTAATATTACCTGTGTAAGTCACCTTCATTAGCTTTAAAAGTGCTATTTCATCAACTGACCAGCCCATGATAATGCTCTTATATTACTTATGCTCTTAAGGTTGCAATATGATATAAAGTTTAGTAGACCCATTGTATTTCACTacttgtgagagagtgagtgagtttagttttacgctgcactcagcaatatttcagctatatggcagcgtcagtaaataatcaagtctggaccagacaatccagtactcAAAAGCATGACCATCGATTTTGACTACTTATGGGGTATTGGTGTCTTTACATCAGGCCATACAGGAGTATTTCAAGAGGGTCTGATCACTGTGCAATTTTGTGGACATTCTACTCCATCAGTCTGCTCTGTGGTCAAGCTGCATGTCTTGCCTAACTGGTTGTCAAGGCACCCAGCAGTGGGGTGTTGCTCATGCAATCAATCAGTGGTTAAACTGGGCTATTATCTCCTGATACATCATGTAAGTAGGTGTGTCAGTTTGTGAGTTTGTTTCAAGATTACTGGGTAATGCTGAAATCACAAATATTGCAGGTATTTGATAGCAGCCTGTAAGTGATCAAGGGTtggaaaatccagtgattgatatcatgagaaGTGATCCATGTCACTAGGCCAGAACGACACACCATCACACCAGACATGGAGCTTGACCACCTGCTGGATTTAGTCACCTTTT
Proteins encoded:
- the LOC137294301 gene encoding putative uncharacterized protein DDB_G0290521 produces the protein MQTEDNLAFALPSQQDSTSTSQDPTPSISQDPTPTTNQDPTPTTSQDPTPTTNQDPAPTTSQDPTPTTYQDPTPTTSQDPTRTTMSPAPVVVTTDILNSHSQNILSERKGASSAQMAQGQYMIKRSRVELASGQPFAGPEDR